From the bacterium genome, one window contains:
- the waaF gene encoding lipopolysaccharide heptosyltransferase II, giving the protein MPVSLESVISKASDAAPRLLVVSPTWLGDCVMAMPALNALRKQLPRARITLLAKPSVAPVWSLFPGIEGVIPLKKGLMGMLDTISKVKAGQFDFAFILPNSFRSAWIPWLAGIPGRRGVPGQNRCWMLTESVHLSSSARAGHQSLEMAEILHLPVDRLEAPPFLFVPRADRERASRLLPVDRPCVAFFPGASYGPAKRWPAERFASLGTRLVAEQGCSILVLGGKADKPVCDEVAGRIGGGAINLAGETDLIELAGLLGPCRAVVANDSGGMHLAAGLGVALVGIFGLTDPVKTAPVGACSRVLCAEGVVRSRDIARDSLEARNAMESIAVETVYQTVLASLKA; this is encoded by the coding sequence ATGCCTGTATCGCTCGAATCTGTTATAAGTAAGGCGTCGGATGCCGCTCCCCGCTTGTTGGTCGTGAGTCCGACGTGGCTGGGCGATTGCGTGATGGCCATGCCGGCCTTGAACGCCTTGCGCAAGCAGTTGCCCCGTGCCAGAATCACCCTGCTCGCCAAACCGTCTGTGGCACCGGTCTGGTCTCTTTTTCCGGGGATTGAAGGGGTAATTCCCTTGAAAAAGGGGTTGATGGGAATGTTGGATACCATCAGTAAGGTCAAGGCGGGCCAGTTTGATTTCGCCTTTATCCTGCCGAATTCTTTCAGGTCGGCCTGGATTCCCTGGTTGGCGGGGATTCCGGGGCGCAGGGGGGTGCCCGGCCAGAACCGGTGTTGGATGCTGACGGAGTCAGTCCACCTGTCGTCCTCCGCCCGGGCTGGCCATCAGTCGCTGGAAATGGCGGAAATCTTGCATCTGCCGGTTGATCGCCTGGAAGCCCCTCCCTTCCTTTTTGTGCCAAGGGCCGACCGGGAGCGGGCGAGCCGGTTGCTACCCGTAGACCGTCCTTGTGTGGCTTTTTTTCCGGGGGCATCCTATGGTCCGGCCAAGCGTTGGCCTGCCGAGCGATTTGCTTCCTTAGGTACCCGACTGGTGGCAGAGCAGGGGTGCAGTATCCTGGTCCTTGGCGGGAAGGCTGATAAACCCGTTTGTGATGAGGTGGCGGGCCGGATTGGCGGCGGCGCTATCAATCTGGCCGGGGAAACGGATCTGATCGAGTTGGCCGGGTTGCTCGGGCCGTGCCGGGCCGTGGTGGCCAATGATAGTGGCGGGATGCATTTGGCCGCCGGACTTGGTGTCGCGCTGGTGGGGATTTTCGGACTAACCGATCCAGTCAAAACAGCGCCGGTGGGAGCCTGTAGCCGGGTGCTTTGCGCCGAAGGGGTCGTCCGTTCGCGTGATATTGCCCGTGATTCGCTTGAAGCCCGTAACGCCATGGAAAGCATCGCGGTTGAAACCGTATATCAGACAGTGCTGGCATCCCTAAAAGCCTAA
- a CDS encoding MFS transporter: MTLFPILTQQKKVPFLWIVLMNFSWFVGLYTMFVVGTALPFTMRRFTDDTRLMSLVTSVGLWFGIILGPLVNYISDRIWTRFGRRRPFMLVAICGTLLSMFCIPFMPALSPLIMVVVVSSILGDVGSTQEPLWLEVIPSSQRGTAVAVRTLMTSMASLLFFQIMFAQFDFVYHLPGGMMLTGEQMCYLSAGILQLLYLLLLAFGIREVKPEGITLQHPEEIRSEQLLNAIEGIFAERRWWHYLFLCPLPAPWMLAIAERSRQRWVMLMLFPSAFLARFMRDVFCETRWWWIYMFYIAGTFMTAGGGFANLMLVEQFHYSKPRIALTGLPGMIIGNAVIIPFMGWYADRLPRIPVWLLGGLAAGGGTGLWYFMTLWGDVPKLDLPPFWVMMVMLVLATVAVGALEILLFQGLRSLKPAANPRIWAWLLNMVKTLLGIALTYAIIKWSSGSVPSMTNWYLMMCICGAMGILTIVSGPLYYDFLPKDKIGTISSGCGLLSTTVSAVISTFVGVWIFYFTKWSSGHEATSATQDYSSYLVMQLMFGVITIVFTAVFFYRFMKGRMVEYGRLGLNSTDPTPENHSSMV, translated from the coding sequence ATGACCCTGTTCCCCATCCTCACCCAACAGAAGAAGGTCCCTTTTTTGTGGATCGTGCTGATGAACTTCTCATGGTTTGTCGGTTTGTACACCATGTTTGTGGTGGGGACGGCCCTGCCGTTCACCATGCGGCGGTTTACCGATGACACCCGGTTGATGAGCCTGGTCACCAGTGTCGGGCTATGGTTCGGGATTATTCTGGGGCCGCTGGTGAATTATATCAGCGACCGGATCTGGACCCGGTTCGGACGGCGCCGGCCCTTCATGCTGGTGGCCATCTGCGGCACCCTGCTGTCCATGTTCTGTATCCCGTTCATGCCAGCCCTGTCCCCCCTGATTATGGTGGTCGTGGTGAGCTCGATCCTTGGGGATGTGGGCTCCACCCAGGAGCCGCTGTGGCTTGAGGTCATTCCCTCGTCCCAGCGCGGGACGGCGGTGGCCGTGCGAACCCTGATGACCAGTATGGCCAGCCTCCTGTTCTTTCAGATCATGTTCGCCCAGTTCGATTTCGTATATCACCTGCCGGGCGGGATGATGCTCACAGGGGAGCAGATGTGCTACCTGAGCGCGGGCATCCTGCAGTTGCTCTACCTGCTCCTGCTGGCATTTGGTATCCGTGAGGTGAAGCCGGAAGGCATCACGTTGCAGCATCCGGAAGAAATCCGGTCGGAACAGCTCCTGAACGCCATTGAGGGAATCTTTGCCGAGCGTCGCTGGTGGCATTACCTGTTTCTCTGCCCCTTGCCGGCCCCCTGGATGCTGGCGATTGCGGAACGTTCCCGCCAGCGTTGGGTGATGCTAATGCTTTTTCCCTCGGCTTTCTTGGCGCGTTTCATGCGGGATGTCTTTTGTGAAACACGGTGGTGGTGGATTTATATGTTCTATATTGCCGGCACCTTTATGACGGCGGGGGGCGGCTTTGCCAACTTGATGCTGGTGGAGCAGTTCCATTATTCCAAGCCCCGGATTGCCCTTACCGGTCTGCCCGGCATGATTATAGGTAACGCAGTGATCATCCCCTTCATGGGCTGGTATGCCGACCGGTTGCCCCGGATTCCGGTCTGGCTGCTCGGGGGACTGGCTGCCGGGGGTGGGACCGGGCTCTGGTACTTCATGACACTATGGGGGGATGTCCCCAAGCTGGATCTGCCGCCGTTCTGGGTCATGATGGTGATGTTGGTGCTGGCGACCGTTGCGGTGGGTGCCCTGGAAATTCTTCTTTTCCAGGGGTTGCGGTCTTTGAAACCGGCCGCCAATCCACGTATCTGGGCCTGGTTGTTGAACATGGTGAAAACCCTGCTGGGGATCGCCTTGACCTATGCGATCATCAAATGGTCATCCGGGAGTGTTCCCAGTATGACGAACTGGTATCTGATGATGTGCATCTGCGGGGCCATGGGGATCCTGACGATTGTCAGTGGTCCGTTGTATTATGACTTCCTGCCGAAGGATAAGATCGGGACCATCAGCTCGGGGTGCGGGTTGCTCAGTACGACCGTCTCGGCTGTCATCAGTACATTTGTAGGGGTCTGGATATTCTACTTCACGAAATGGTCAAGTGGCCATGAGGCGACATCCGCCACGCAGGATTACTCCAGCTACCTGGTGATGCAACTGATGTTTGGCGTGATCACCATTGTGTTCACAGCCGTTTTCTTCTATCGTTTCATGAAAGGCCGGATGGTGGAATACGGGCGGCTCGGGCTGAACTCAACGGATCCGACCCCTGAAAATCACAGCTCAATGGTGTGA
- a CDS encoding glycosyltransferase family 2 protein, producing MKISIITPNYNGARFLEECVRSVHSQRGAGVEVEHIVIDGGSRDHSLEILQPYRGGITHLISEADRGAASAINKGLRLASGDVIGWLNSDDRYYPGALARVTSVMQAHPGKALCFGHCPILNEEGQEIRKAITRFKECFFPVSSRFMIQSINYISQPAMFFRRSAYQVAGPLREELRYAWDYEFILRLWQQGGAVHVPGGPLAAFRWHPGSLSGQGFVPQFQEELEAALADAGRYSLQGLMHRAVRWGIVTIYSRMTKPSPTP from the coding sequence ATGAAGATCTCGATTATCACTCCCAATTACAATGGGGCACGGTTCCTGGAGGAATGTGTGCGCTCGGTGCATTCGCAGCGTGGGGCCGGCGTGGAGGTGGAGCACATCGTGATTGATGGGGGGAGCCGGGATCACTCCCTGGAGATCCTGCAACCTTATCGCGGAGGAATCACGCATTTGATTTCTGAAGCCGATCGCGGTGCCGCCTCGGCCATAAACAAGGGCTTACGGTTAGCCTCCGGCGACGTGATCGGTTGGCTTAATTCCGATGACCGTTATTATCCCGGTGCGCTCGCCCGGGTCACCTCGGTGATGCAGGCCCATCCCGGAAAGGCCCTGTGTTTTGGCCATTGTCCGATATTGAACGAAGAGGGGCAGGAGATCCGGAAGGCCATCACCCGCTTCAAGGAGTGCTTCTTTCCGGTCTCTTCGCGATTCATGATCCAGAGCATCAATTATATTTCTCAGCCGGCCATGTTTTTCAGGCGTTCGGCTTATCAGGTGGCGGGGCCGCTTCGCGAAGAGTTGAGGTATGCCTGGGATTATGAATTCATCCTGCGGCTTTGGCAACAGGGCGGGGCCGTGCATGTCCCTGGTGGCCCGCTGGCGGCCTTTCGATGGCATCCAGGGTCGTTGAGTGGGCAGGGGTTTGTGCCCCAGTTCCAGGAGGAACTGGAGGCGGCGCTGGCGGATGCCGGCCGGTATTCCCTGCAAGGCCTGATGCATCGTGCCGTCAGGTGGGGGATTGTGACGATTTACAGCCGGATGACGAAGCCTTCTCCAACTCCGTGA
- a CDS encoding DUF2304 domain-containing protein: MTLQKVFLCALCLGMLGMGFRMVTQKQKRFFLGLAWITIGIGCALAAYHPSFFRDENPASLVFRMRIVLGFLSALVLMITLEAVRRFAMEERYALLWVFTGVTLLIFAIYPDAVGWLAALTGMQYISAITMVVFAFLLLVVFDFSLALSELRADQRRVCQHAAELELRITELEKASSSGCKSSQSPT, encoded by the coding sequence ATGACGCTGCAGAAAGTTTTCCTGTGCGCCCTCTGTTTGGGAATGCTGGGGATGGGGTTCCGCATGGTGACGCAGAAACAGAAGCGTTTTTTCCTCGGACTGGCCTGGATCACCATTGGCATCGGTTGTGCGCTGGCGGCCTATCACCCCTCCTTCTTTCGGGACGAAAATCCAGCCTCCCTGGTGTTCAGGATGCGCATTGTACTGGGATTCCTCAGCGCCCTCGTATTGATGATCACCCTGGAGGCGGTGCGACGGTTTGCCATGGAAGAACGCTACGCCCTTCTGTGGGTTTTCACCGGGGTAACGCTGCTGATATTTGCCATCTACCCTGATGCGGTGGGCTGGCTGGCCGCATTGACCGGGATGCAGTATATCAGCGCCATCACCATGGTCGTATTTGCCTTTCTCCTGCTGGTCGTGTTTGATTTCTCGCTCGCATTGTCCGAGTTGCGCGCTGACCAGCGCCGGGTCTGCCAGCATGCCGCCGAATTGGAACTCCGTATCACGGAGTTGGAGAAGGCTTCGTCATCCGGCTGTAAATCGTCACAATCCCCCACCTGA
- a CDS encoding glycosyltransferase family 2 protein: MDDILKKTLVIIPAFNEQAALPGLIAEVRAAAPGTDILIINDCSLDRTAEVARAQGVHVLDLPCNLGVGGAVQAGFRYAYRQGYHYIIRCDGDGQHPPSEIPKLVAAMASGDVDLVIASRFLEDDADSYKSTAFRYAGIRGLALLLSLICRARVTDPTSGFQMMNRPLISYFSRSYPLDYPEPESLALLRRQGYRFREVGARFRPRTTGVSSIKSSGAFYYMFKVGLALAVDRARTVNSRYARHNIIQEMP; this comes from the coding sequence ATGGACGACATTCTGAAAAAAACTCTGGTCATTATTCCGGCTTTCAACGAGCAGGCGGCCCTTCCAGGACTCATCGCTGAAGTCCGCGCGGCGGCACCCGGAACTGACATCCTGATCATCAATGACTGCTCCCTTGACCGGACGGCAGAAGTGGCCCGTGCCCAGGGCGTTCATGTCCTCGATCTGCCGTGTAATCTCGGAGTGGGTGGCGCCGTTCAGGCGGGGTTCCGCTACGCCTATCGGCAAGGCTATCACTATATCATCCGCTGTGACGGCGACGGCCAGCACCCCCCTTCTGAAATCCCCAAACTGGTCGCCGCAATGGCATCAGGGGATGTGGACCTCGTGATCGCCTCACGGTTCCTCGAAGACGACGCCGACTCCTACAAGAGTACCGCCTTCCGATACGCCGGCATCCGGGGTCTGGCCCTTTTACTCTCCCTCATTTGCCGGGCTCGTGTCACCGATCCGACCTCGGGCTTTCAAATGATGAACCGCCCCCTGATCTCCTATTTCTCCCGTTCCTACCCGCTCGATTATCCTGAACCCGAATCCCTGGCGCTGCTCCGGCGGCAGGGCTATCGTTTCCGTGAAGTGGGCGCCCGTTTCCGCCCGCGCACCACCGGCGTCTCCTCCATAAAGTCATCAGGGGCTTTTTACTATATGTTCAAGGTTGGACTGGCCTTGGCGGTTGACCGGGCCCGGACGGTCAACAGCCGCTACGCCCGCCATAACATTATCCAGGAGATGCCATGA
- a CDS encoding rhodanese-like domain-containing protein has protein sequence MDKFWIIIVAVVLLAVMVKAMGASRGNAATAKEKIKMGALILDVRTAGEYQGGHVEGAINIPVQDLESRLGELKDKKRAIVVYCASGMRSASAVKILTGAGFSDVTNAGGWGNLK, from the coding sequence ATGGATAAATTTTGGATTATCATTGTCGCGGTAGTCTTGTTGGCTGTCATGGTGAAGGCCATGGGTGCGTCACGGGGCAATGCCGCAACGGCCAAGGAGAAAATCAAGATGGGCGCGTTAATATTGGATGTCCGGACGGCGGGTGAATATCAGGGGGGCCATGTTGAGGGGGCCATCAACATCCCGGTTCAGGACCTGGAATCCCGCCTGGGTGAACTCAAGGATAAGAAGCGCGCCATTGTGGTCTATTGCGCTTCCGGCATGCGGAGTGCGTCTGCCGTCAAAATTCTCACGGGCGCCGGCTTCAGCGATGTGACGAATGCCGGCGGGTGGGGCAATCTGAAATAA
- the lpxK gene encoding tetraacyldisaccharide 4'-kinase: protein MKSNRLENLETFLVDLIQRKDTSRIKDWRTRLLLGVLRQASYGFKGIVRLRHLLYDQGIFRHHTLGCQVISIGNVTVGGTGKTPVVEVFARTLQKRGRKVAILSRGYKKKEAPFLSRLVNKLLLRESRTLPRIVSDGKKLLLDSAYGGDEPYMLASNLADVAVLVDKDRVKSGRYAISRLGCDTLILDDGFQYLSLRHHVEIVLVDSKNPFANGYMLPRGLLREDVKHLAKAHYIFITKCDGSDNSALKADIRKLNTQAEMIECTHRARYLKNVFTTTREELSFLKGLTVAAVSGIAVPGGFERELEHLGAHLIQRVQFADHHRYTQQEIIEVINTARNSGAEAIITTEKDAVRFPRLDRCDLPVYFLRVDIELLSGTEDFNACIARICYK from the coding sequence GTGAAATCGAACCGGTTGGAAAATCTTGAGACCTTTCTGGTGGATTTGATCCAGCGAAAGGATACGTCGCGGATCAAAGACTGGCGTACCCGCCTGCTGCTGGGGGTGCTCCGGCAGGCCTCCTATGGGTTTAAAGGCATTGTGCGTCTCCGGCATCTGCTTTACGATCAGGGGATTTTCCGGCATCACACCCTGGGGTGCCAGGTCATCAGCATCGGCAATGTGACGGTGGGCGGAACGGGAAAAACCCCGGTAGTGGAGGTGTTCGCTCGCACACTTCAGAAGCGGGGCCGCAAGGTGGCGATCCTGAGCCGGGGTTATAAGAAAAAAGAAGCCCCGTTTCTCTCCCGTCTGGTGAATAAACTCCTCCTGCGTGAGTCGCGCACTCTCCCCCGGATCGTTTCTGATGGGAAAAAACTTCTGCTCGATTCGGCCTACGGGGGGGATGAACCGTACATGCTGGCGTCCAATCTTGCGGATGTGGCCGTTCTGGTGGATAAGGACCGCGTTAAAAGCGGCCGGTATGCCATCAGTCGCCTGGGCTGCGATACCTTGATCCTGGATGACGGGTTCCAGTATCTCTCGTTACGCCATCATGTGGAGATCGTTCTGGTGGATAGCAAAAACCCCTTTGCCAACGGGTATATGTTGCCACGCGGGCTGTTACGTGAGGATGTGAAGCATCTCGCCAAGGCCCATTACATTTTCATTACCAAGTGTGATGGGAGTGATAACAGTGCCTTAAAGGCCGATATTCGCAAATTGAACACGCAGGCGGAAATGATCGAATGCACCCATCGGGCGCGTTACCTGAAGAATGTCTTTACCACCACCCGCGAGGAACTCTCCTTTTTAAAGGGACTCACGGTTGCGGCCGTCTCCGGGATTGCGGTCCCCGGGGGGTTTGAACGGGAACTCGAGCATCTCGGGGCACACCTGATCCAGCGGGTTCAGTTTGCGGATCACCATCGCTATACCCAGCAGGAGATCATCGAGGTCATTAATACGGCCCGAAACAGCGGGGCTGAGGCGATCATTACCACTGAAAAGGATGCCGTTCGTTTTCCCCGTCTTGACCGGTGCGATCTTCCGGTCTATTTTCTGAGGGTAGACATAGAACTTCTGTCTGGAACGGAGGACTTCAATGCCTGTATCGCTCGAATCTGTTATAAGTAA